CAAGGCGGTGGTGAACCGGGAGGGCTCCGATGCCAGCACCCAGGCCGGCAGGCAAAGCACGACAACACAGAGAACGCGGCGCAGGGAGTGCGTCATGGGCGATGCCGGCCGGCGGCGGAGTCAGGGGCGGGCGAATCTTAGTGGAGTCGCCGGGCCTGCCTTGGACTTGGGCGATCGCTTGATGGCGCCGGATGCCGCAGCCCGCACGATGCGCTGGAAGGTCGGGCACTCCATGTGGCTGGGGGCCGGGCAGGCCGCGGCATGCCGCAGGCCGTCGCGCATGGCGCTGAGCTTGCGGATGGTGCGGTCGAGTTCGTCGGCCTTGGCAGCGAGCATCCGGCGGTCGATGCGCGGCGTTCCACTGGGGGCGAACATCTGCGCAATCTCGTCGAGCGAAAAGCCCGCGGAGCGTCCCACCGCGATCAGCGCCAGCCGCTCCAGCACGCCCCCGTCGAACAGGCGGCGCAGGCCGCGCCGGCCGGTCGAGGCGATCAGCCCCTTTTCTTCATAAAAGCGCAGCGTCGATGCGGGAACGCCGGATTGCTGCGCCACTTCGGCGATGTCCAGGTGT
The Variovorax sp. OAS795 genome window above contains:
- a CDS encoding helix-turn-helix domain-containing protein, producing MTTHLDIAEVAQQSGVPASTLRFYEEKGLIASTGRRGLRRLFDGGVLERLALIAVGRSAGFSLDEIAQMFAPSGTPRIDRRMLAAKADELDRTIRKLSAMRDGLRHAAACPAPSHMECPTFQRIVRAAASGAIKRSPKSKAGPATPLRFARP